The Victivallis sp. Marseille-Q1083 genome has a window encoding:
- the dapF gene encoding diaminopimelate epimerase, giving the protein MKFSKWQGLGNDFIIVEPGKNSGTDFQGLAKRLCDRHFGIGADGVVTLRPLGGTAFEMRIFNADGSESEMCGNATRCVGLYIKQHKLAPGNVFGIHTPGGIIRPNVQENNTVRVDMGVPRLKRGEIPVAGEANRDALELPLQIGSRCFIGTAVSMGNPHVVIFVPNINTVKLADWGAKIECLDCFPNKTNVEFVEVISPQMVRMRVWERGCGITLACGSGSCATAVAGVLTGRTGRNVTILLDGGELQIEYSAADNHVYMTGPAREVFTGEYLERY; this is encoded by the coding sequence ATGAAATTTTCGAAATGGCAGGGACTCGGCAACGATTTCATCATCGTCGAGCCGGGTAAAAATTCCGGCACCGATTTCCAGGGGCTGGCGAAACGGTTGTGCGACCGGCATTTCGGCATCGGCGCCGACGGGGTGGTGACTCTCCGGCCGCTCGGCGGCACGGCATTCGAAATGCGCATCTTCAATGCCGACGGCAGCGAAAGTGAAATGTGCGGCAACGCAACCCGTTGCGTCGGTCTGTACATCAAACAGCACAAGCTGGCGCCCGGCAATGTGTTCGGCATTCACACCCCGGGCGGCATCATCCGGCCGAACGTCCAGGAGAACAATACCGTCCGGGTCGACATGGGCGTTCCCCGGCTGAAACGCGGCGAAATCCCGGTCGCCGGCGAAGCCAACCGCGACGCCTTGGAATTGCCGCTGCAGATCGGCTCACGTTGTTTCATCGGCACGGCGGTATCGATGGGCAATCCGCATGTCGTCATTTTCGTCCCGAACATCAATACGGTCAAACTGGCGGACTGGGGCGCCAAAATCGAATGTCTGGACTGTTTCCCCAACAAAACCAACGTCGAATTCGTCGAAGTCATCAGTCCGCAGATGGTACGAATGCGGGTCTGGGAACGCGGCTGCGGCATCACGCTGGCCTGCGGCAGCGGCAGTTGCGCGACGGCAGTTGCCGGCGTCCTGACCGGCCGCACCGGCCGCAATGTCACCATTTTACTGGACGGCGGCGAACTGCAGATCGAATATTCCGCCGCCGACAACCACGTCTACATGACCGGCCCGGCCCGGGAAGTATTCACCGGCGAATATCTGGAAAGGTATTGA
- a CDS encoding sigma-54-dependent Fis family transcriptional regulator has product MNKNLGIEITVLEEISSAVVHERNVDELLNKILAVLNLRMNMLRGTFTLLQGDTLSIEASHGIDSSEKQRGRYHLGEGITGHVAETGKPQMVPDIARDSRFLNRTGARKETGKIAFICVPIIHMERVIGTLSIDRLVTPETDLERDLMLLEIIANITAEAVAVCLKEHEERQSLLEENRQLRDLLNGNPGELIGNCRTMRAIYALIRQVAPSDATVLIRGSSGTGKELVARAIVNLSNRKDKPFVTLNCAALPENLVESELFGHEKGAFTGAVSRRIGRAEAADGGTLFLDEIGDLSLQTQVKLLRFIQERTFSRVGSSAELRSNVRFLAATSRNLEELMSQKKFREDLYYRLNIFPIVMPDLNKRRCDIILLAEHFIAKHNLRYNKKVVRLSTPAINMLMAYHWPGNVRELENCIERAVLTATDDCIHGYNLPPSLQTGKECGSELLPEGGNASFNTMVDSFERELIVESLKRHHGNMSAAARELGLSPRVIHYKIGRLGITPEWYADHDVK; this is encoded by the coding sequence ATGAATAAAAATCTCGGAATTGAAATCACCGTCCTGGAAGAGATCAGTTCAGCCGTCGTCCACGAACGCAATGTTGACGAACTGTTGAACAAAATTCTGGCGGTGCTCAATCTCCGCATGAATATGTTGCGGGGCACCTTCACGCTGCTGCAGGGCGACACGCTGTCGATCGAAGCCTCCCACGGCATCGACAGCAGTGAAAAACAGCGCGGCCGCTATCATCTCGGCGAAGGAATTACCGGACACGTTGCGGAAACCGGCAAACCGCAGATGGTGCCGGACATCGCCAGAGACAGCCGCTTCCTCAACCGGACCGGGGCGCGCAAGGAAACCGGCAAAATCGCCTTCATCTGCGTGCCGATCATCCATATGGAACGGGTCATCGGCACGTTGAGCATCGACCGGCTGGTGACGCCGGAAACCGATCTCGAACGCGATCTGATGCTGCTGGAAATCATCGCCAACATCACGGCCGAAGCGGTGGCGGTCTGCCTCAAGGAACACGAAGAACGCCAGTCTTTGCTGGAAGAAAACCGCCAGTTGCGCGACCTGCTCAACGGCAATCCGGGCGAATTGATCGGCAACTGCCGGACGATGCGCGCCATTTATGCGCTGATCCGCCAGGTGGCGCCGAGCGATGCGACCGTGCTGATCCGCGGCAGCTCCGGCACCGGCAAAGAGCTGGTGGCCCGAGCCATCGTCAATCTGAGCAACCGCAAGGACAAACCGTTCGTCACATTGAATTGTGCCGCGCTGCCGGAAAATCTGGTCGAAAGCGAATTGTTCGGTCACGAAAAAGGCGCCTTCACCGGGGCGGTTTCCCGGCGGATCGGCCGGGCCGAAGCGGCGGACGGCGGCACACTGTTTCTGGACGAAATCGGCGACTTGAGTCTGCAGACCCAGGTAAAATTGCTGCGCTTCATTCAGGAACGCACCTTCTCCCGGGTCGGCAGCAGTGCGGAACTGCGCTCGAATGTCCGTTTCCTGGCGGCCACCAGCCGCAACCTGGAGGAACTGATGTCGCAGAAAAAATTCCGCGAAGACCTCTATTACCGGCTGAACATCTTTCCGATCGTCATGCCGGATTTGAACAAACGCCGCTGTGACATCATCCTGCTGGCGGAACACTTCATCGCCAAGCACAATCTGCGTTACAATAAAAAAGTCGTCCGGCTGTCGACCCCGGCGATCAACATGTTGATGGCTTATCACTGGCCCGGCAACGTCCGGGAACTGGAAAATTGCATCGAACGGGCCGTGCTGACCGCCACCGACGACTGCATCCACGGTTACAATCTGCCGCCGTCGCTGCAGACCGGCAAGGAGTGCGGTTCCGAACTGCTGCCGGAAGGCGGCAACGCCTCCTTCAACACGATGGTGGATTCTTTCGAACGTGAACTGATCGTCGAAAGTCTCAAGCGCCACCACGGCAATATGTCGGCGGCCGCCCGGGAACTGGGCTTGTCGCCGCGGGTCATCCATTATAAAATCGGCCGCCTCGGCATCACGCCGGAGTGGTACGCCGACCACGACGTCAAATAA
- a CDS encoding glutamate synthase subunit beta, producing the protein MKTMERITDIYRPISVRRHDYAEVERPLTPEEITGQSERCLSCGIPFCHGLGCPLGNIIPEMNAAAHAGDWRRAWELLHQTSSFPEFTSRVCPALCEGACTCGLNEQPVMIRQIEKAIIENAFECNWVKPEPPALRSGRHVAVIGSGPAGLAAAVALNKAGHIVTVFEKSRQPGGLLRYGIPDFKLAKEVIDRRLKLLRLAGIEFECDCEVGKDLAADYLRRRFDAILIACGTPAARDLPVPGRELANIHFALEFLTAQNRVNAGELAQTPISAAGKRVVVIGGGDTGSDCVGTSWRQGAVDVLQIELLPQPPEQRSTSTPWPDWPYQLRTSSSHREGGQRRWNLLTKAFLGGNGQVTALETVHLEWELSAAGKPLKFRELPGSTERIEADLVLLAMGFTGVPAEGLAEQLQLSIGPRGILNGNPADGVFVCGDAACGPSLVVRALADGKRVADQLNNYLGGTLES; encoded by the coding sequence ATGAAAACGATGGAACGAATTACCGATATCTACCGCCCGATTTCCGTCCGCCGCCACGACTACGCGGAGGTGGAACGACCGCTGACGCCGGAAGAAATTACCGGCCAATCGGAACGCTGCCTCTCCTGCGGCATTCCCTTCTGCCACGGCCTGGGTTGTCCGCTCGGCAACATCATTCCGGAAATGAATGCCGCTGCTCATGCCGGCGATTGGCGCCGCGCCTGGGAGCTGCTGCATCAGACCAGCAGCTTTCCGGAATTCACCAGCCGGGTCTGTCCGGCGCTGTGCGAAGGCGCCTGTACCTGCGGGCTCAACGAACAGCCGGTAATGATCCGCCAAATTGAAAAGGCCATCATCGAAAACGCCTTCGAATGTAACTGGGTCAAGCCGGAGCCGCCGGCTCTGCGCAGCGGGCGGCATGTCGCCGTCATCGGCAGCGGTCCGGCCGGACTGGCGGCGGCAGTCGCATTGAACAAGGCCGGCCATATCGTTACCGTTTTTGAAAAAAGCCGACAGCCGGGCGGCCTGCTGCGCTACGGCATCCCGGACTTCAAATTGGCCAAAGAGGTCATCGACCGGCGGCTGAAACTGTTGCGCCTGGCCGGTATTGAATTCGAATGCGACTGCGAAGTCGGCAAGGATTTGGCCGCCGATTACCTGCGCCGCCGGTTCGATGCCATTCTGATCGCCTGCGGCACACCGGCGGCCCGCGACCTGCCGGTGCCGGGACGGGAATTGGCCAACATTCATTTCGCGCTGGAATTTCTGACCGCCCAGAACCGGGTCAATGCCGGTGAATTGGCCCAAACGCCGATCAGCGCCGCCGGCAAACGGGTGGTGGTAATCGGCGGCGGCGACACCGGCAGCGACTGCGTCGGCACTTCCTGGCGGCAAGGCGCCGTCGACGTGCTGCAAATTGAACTGCTGCCGCAACCGCCTGAACAGCGCTCCACTTCGACGCCGTGGCCGGATTGGCCGTATCAATTGCGCACCTCATCCAGCCACCGCGAAGGCGGCCAGCGGCGCTGGAACTTGCTGACCAAGGCGTTTCTCGGCGGCAACGGCCAGGTGACGGCGCTGGAAACAGTTCATCTGGAATGGGAACTGTCCGCCGCCGGCAAGCCGTTGAAATTCCGGGAATTGCCCGGCTCGACCGAACGGATCGAAGCCGATCTGGTACTGCTGGCGATGGGTTTTACCGGTGTGCCGGCCGAAGGGCTGGCGGAACAATTGCAATTGTCAATCGGACCGCGCGGCATTCTGAATGGCAATCCGGCCGACGGCGTTTTCGTCTGCGGCGACGCCGCCTGCGGCCCGTCGCTGGTCGTCCGCGCCCTTGCCGACGGCAAACGGGTCGCCGATCAATTGAACAATTATCTGGGAGGAACGTTGGAATCATGA
- a CDS encoding LL-diaminopimelate aminotransferase, giving the protein MFEINQNYLNLSGNYLFSAIQQKVKAFLAEQPDADLIRLGIGDVTLPLTPTVIAALHQATDEMARRETFHGYGPEQGYEFLRQAVADHEYRARGLDIAPAEIFISDGSKCDVGNIQEIFSAGCIVAISDPVYPVYLDSNLMAGRRIVYLPSTCENRFSPALPSEPVDVIYLCSPNNPTGTVLPREELIKFVDYARRHRALLLFDSAYSDYIREPGLVRSIYEIPGADEVAIEFKSFSKTAGFTGLRCAYTVIPRRLQYGGVSLHSLWNRRQCTKFNGVAYIVQRAAAAVYTPDGRREVAGLIDYYMTNADLIRSGLEQGGFEVYGGKNAPYIWWKLPNGFDSMHFFDKLLSTCRIIGTPGVGFGKEGEGYFRLTAFGDRDQTREALNRIAEARDIL; this is encoded by the coding sequence ATGTTTGAAATCAACCAAAATTATCTGAATTTATCCGGCAATTATCTGTTCAGCGCCATTCAGCAGAAGGTCAAGGCGTTTCTGGCGGAACAGCCGGACGCCGATTTAATCCGTCTCGGAATCGGCGATGTGACCTTACCGCTGACGCCAACGGTCATCGCCGCGCTGCATCAAGCCACCGACGAGATGGCCCGCCGGGAGACGTTTCACGGCTACGGGCCGGAACAGGGATACGAATTCCTGCGCCAGGCCGTCGCCGACCATGAATACCGGGCCCGCGGTCTGGACATCGCCCCGGCGGAAATTTTCATCAGCGACGGCTCCAAATGCGATGTCGGCAATATTCAGGAAATTTTCTCCGCCGGTTGCATCGTCGCCATCAGCGATCCGGTTTACCCGGTTTATCTGGACAGCAACCTGATGGCCGGGCGGCGGATCGTCTACCTGCCGTCGACCTGTGAAAACCGTTTCTCCCCGGCCCTGCCGTCCGAACCGGTCGATGTCATTTATCTCTGTTCTCCGAACAATCCGACCGGAACGGTCCTGCCCCGGGAAGAGTTGATCAAGTTCGTCGATTATGCGCGCCGCCACCGGGCTTTGCTGCTGTTCGACAGCGCCTACAGCGATTACATCCGGGAACCGGGTCTGGTGCGTTCGATTTACGAGATACCGGGCGCCGACGAGGTGGCCATCGAATTCAAGTCCTTTTCCAAAACCGCCGGCTTCACCGGGCTGCGCTGCGCCTATACGGTCATTCCCCGGCGACTGCAATATGGCGGCGTTTCACTGCACAGCCTCTGGAACCGCCGGCAATGCACCAAATTCAACGGGGTAGCTTACATCGTCCAGCGGGCCGCCGCAGCCGTTTACACGCCGGACGGACGCCGGGAAGTAGCCGGCCTGATCGACTACTATATGACCAACGCCGACTTGATCCGTTCGGGCCTGGAACAAGGCGGGTTTGAGGTCTATGGCGGTAAAAACGCTCCATATATTTGGTGGAAACTGCCAAATGGATTTGATTCAATGCACTTTTTTGATAAATTATTGTCAACCTGCCGGATCATCGGTACACCGGGAGTCGGATTCGGCAAAGAAGGAGAAGGTTATTTCCGTCTGACCGCTTTCGGCGACCGGGACCAAACCCGGGAGGCGCTGAATCGCATTGCGGAGGCGCGCGACATTTTGTAA